Proteins found in one Vagococcus carniphilus genomic segment:
- the pflA gene encoding pyruvate formate-lyase-activating protein: MTEKVTGRIHSTENFGTVDGPGVRFIVFMQGCRMRCEFCHNPDTWKINAGREVTTDEILEEALRYKSYWGDKGGITISGGEPLLQPEFITDLFKKAKAKGIHTTIDTCGRPFTYEEPFISQFNELMKYTDLLLFDIKHIDNEAHKKLTKNPNDSILEMAKHLSDIGKPVWIRHVLVPFRSDYDEYLIRLDAFIKTLNNVDKVEILPYHTMGRYKWEELGLTYPLEGIDPPTQERVKNAQDILHVQDYTKYQTR; the protein is encoded by the coding sequence ATGACAGAAAAAGTTACTGGAAGAATTCACTCAACTGAAAATTTTGGGACTGTAGATGGACCTGGCGTTCGTTTTATTGTCTTTATGCAGGGATGTCGCATGAGATGTGAGTTTTGTCATAATCCGGACACATGGAAAATCAATGCTGGTCGTGAAGTGACAACGGATGAAATCTTAGAAGAAGCCTTACGTTATAAAAGTTATTGGGGAGATAAAGGTGGTATTACCATCAGTGGTGGAGAGCCTTTACTTCAACCTGAATTTATTACGGATTTATTTAAAAAAGCGAAAGCTAAAGGAATTCATACGACAATTGATACATGTGGACGTCCATTCACTTATGAAGAACCTTTCATTAGTCAATTTAATGAATTGATGAAATACACAGATTTACTTTTATTTGATATCAAACATATTGATAATGAAGCTCATAAAAAATTAACTAAAAATCCAAATGACAGTATTTTGGAAATGGCTAAACATCTTTCTGATATTGGTAAGCCAGTTTGGATTCGCCACGTTTTAGTTCCATTTAGAAGTGATTATGATGAGTATTTGATCAGACTTGATGCTTTCATCAAAACGTTAAACAACGTAGATAAGGTTGAAATTTTACCATATCATACAATGGGCCGCTATAAATGGGAAGAATTGGGTCTTACTTATCCACTAGAAGGTATTGACCCACCTACTCAAGAAAGAGTTAAAAATGCTCAAGATATATTACACGTGCAAGATTATACTAAATATCAAACAAGATAG
- a CDS encoding RluA family pseudouridine synthase yields the protein MELLNYTIQDEKGRLDKVLTEVFSQFSRSQIQGWLKDGRVTVNEEVTRANYKVKHGDKIEINRPEPRVIEAVAQDIPLEVIYEDDEVMVINKPQGMVVHPSAGHPDGTLVNALMNHSDKLSTINDVIRPGIVHRIDKDTSGLLMVAKNDEAHLFLADQLKERKALRKYVALVHGVIPHDKGTITAPIGRSKDNRQKQAVVKDGKPAVTHFEVLERFSEFTLVECQLETGRTHQIRVHMNYIEFPIAGDPLYGPRKTLQGNGQFLHAKTLGFEHPKTHEVMTFSSDLPEVFNKTLEDLRNNVAFS from the coding sequence ATGGAGCTATTAAATTATACAATACAAGATGAAAAAGGAAGATTGGATAAAGTTTTAACAGAAGTTTTTAGCCAATTTTCAAGATCTCAAATTCAAGGATGGTTAAAAGATGGACGAGTAACTGTCAATGAAGAGGTAACAAGAGCGAATTACAAAGTTAAACATGGTGATAAAATAGAAATCAATCGACCTGAGCCACGAGTAATTGAGGCAGTTGCTCAAGATATCCCTCTAGAGGTTATCTATGAAGATGATGAAGTGATGGTAATTAATAAACCTCAAGGAATGGTAGTACATCCTTCTGCAGGACATCCTGATGGTACTTTAGTAAACGCTTTGATGAACCATAGTGACAAATTATCAACTATTAATGATGTAATTAGACCAGGGATTGTTCACCGAATTGATAAAGATACATCAGGACTTTTAATGGTAGCTAAAAATGATGAGGCGCATTTATTTTTAGCAGATCAATTAAAAGAAAGAAAAGCATTGAGAAAATATGTTGCTTTAGTTCATGGCGTTATTCCTCATGATAAAGGAACTATTACAGCACCAATTGGTAGAAGTAAAGATAACAGACAGAAACAAGCCGTCGTGAAAGATGGTAAGCCCGCTGTTACTCATTTTGAAGTATTAGAACGTTTTTCAGAATTTACTCTTGTTGAGTGTCAATTAGAAACAGGAAGAACACATCAGATTCGGGTACATATGAATTATATCGAATTTCCAATTGCAGGGGACCCACTATATGGTCCAAGAAAAACACTTCAAGGAAATGGCCAATTTTTACATGCCAAAACACTAGGGTTTGAGCACCCTAAAACGCATGAAGTGATGACTTTTAGTAGCGATTTACCAGAAGTTTTTAATAAAACTTTAGAAGATTTAAGAAATAATGTTGCTTTTTCTTAG
- a CDS encoding DMT family transporter — translation MAWISLVFAGIFEMLGVNSINKYVNDKSKKNLLTLIVMFALSFILLSYSIESLPMSTAYAVWTGIGASGGAILGIVFYKEPKDAKRIFFIGLILFAAVGLKLIS, via the coding sequence ATGGCTTGGATTAGTTTAGTTTTTGCTGGTATTTTTGAAATGTTAGGTGTTAATAGTATTAATAAATATGTGAATGATAAGTCAAAGAAAAATCTATTAACATTAATTGTTATGTTTGCATTAAGCTTTATCTTACTTTCTTATTCCATTGAAAGCTTACCAATGAGTACTGCTTATGCGGTGTGGACAGGTATAGGTGCTTCTGGTGGAGCGATTTTAGGGATTGTTTTTTATAAGGAGCCTAAAGATGCAAAAAGAATCTTCTTTATTGGTTTAATTCTTTTTGCGGCAGTTGGACTAAAATTAATTTCGTAA
- a CDS encoding DMT family transporter, which translates to MNRSWLSIVIAAVFEVMWVIGLKHAASPIEWTGTVIAIFISFYLMIKAGEKLPVGTVYAVFVGLGTTGTILVDAFIFKQPVSVMTIVFLGILLIGVMGLKLSSDGKKESEVK; encoded by the coding sequence ATGAATCGTAGTTGGCTATCTATCGTAATTGCCGCTGTATTTGAAGTTATGTGGGTGATTGGACTTAAACATGCTGCTAGTCCAATTGAATGGACTGGTACAGTCATCGCTATCTTTATTAGTTTTTATTTAATGATTAAAGCAGGAGAGAAGTTACCAGTCGGAACGGTTTATGCTGTATTTGTTGGACTAGGAACGACAGGAACAATTCTCGTGGATGCTTTTATTTTTAAGCAACCTGTGAGTGTTATGACGATTGTCTTTTTAGGAATTTTACTTATCGGTGTAATGGGGCTTAAATTATCATCAGATGGTAAAAAAGAAAGTGAGGTTAAATAA
- the pflB gene encoding formate C-acetyltransferase, with amino-acid sequence MGHWDGFKGDKWRTSVDVRDFIQHNYTEYKGDDSFLEPAAESTEKLWTKLQELFEVQHEKNGVYDMDNNIPATVTSHEPGYLIKEEEKIVGLQTDVPLKQAFMPFGGINMANNALVSNGYETDEEMTKIFTDWRKTHNQGVFDAYTPEMRAARKNKIITGLPDAYGRGRIIGDYRRLALYGIDFLIAEKKKDLSNVGNKVMTEEVIRLREEVSAQIRALGSIKEMATYYGFDISAPAKNAQEAIQWTYFGYLAAIKSQNGAAMSIGRISAFLDIYIQRDLDNGAITELEAQEMIDHLIMKLRMVKFARTPEYNQLFSGYPIWATLSIAGMGIDGRSLVTKNDFRILHTLVNMGPSPEPNLTVLYSSHLPEGFRTFASHIAKESSSIQFENDDLLRANWGSDDCAIACCVSATVMGKDMQFFGARANLAKAVLYAINGGVDEKTKAQVGPKFRPMTGDTLDYNEFVERYKDIMDWLAELYVNTLNVIHFMHDKYAYEAEQLAFMETDLKRTFATGIAGISHAADSMMAIKHGNVKVIRDEDGLAVDYVPQNEFPTYGNDNEEADACANWILDYFMTQIKRQHTYRNSTPTTSLLTITSNVVYGKATGNTPDGRRAGKPLAPGANPSYQDGKFLGEKNGLLASLNSTAKLEYTNARDGISNTQTINPNGLGKDDATRVNNLRNVMDGYFDNGGYHLNVNVFTTDLLLDAQAHPEKYPNLTIRVSGYAVKFRDLTPEQQADVISRTSHDRM; translated from the coding sequence AAAAAATGGCGTGTACGATATGGATAATAACATTCCAGCAACTGTTACATCACATGAACCTGGTTACTTAATCAAAGAAGAAGAAAAAATTGTTGGTTTACAAACTGACGTGCCATTGAAACAAGCGTTCATGCCATTTGGTGGTATTAACATGGCGAATAACGCTTTAGTATCTAATGGTTACGAAACAGATGAAGAAATGACAAAAATCTTCACTGATTGGAGAAAAACTCATAACCAAGGTGTCTTTGATGCTTACACTCCTGAAATGAGAGCCGCTCGTAAAAATAAAATTATCACAGGCCTTCCAGATGCTTATGGTCGTGGACGTATTATTGGTGATTACCGTCGTTTAGCTTTATACGGAATTGACTTCTTAATTGCTGAAAAGAAAAAAGATTTATCTAATGTTGGTAATAAAGTAATGACTGAAGAAGTTATTCGCTTAAGAGAAGAAGTTTCAGCTCAAATCAGAGCTTTGGGTTCTATCAAAGAAATGGCTACTTATTATGGCTTTGATATTTCAGCTCCTGCTAAAAACGCTCAAGAAGCAATCCAATGGACTTACTTCGGTTACTTAGCAGCAATCAAATCACAAAATGGTGCTGCTATGTCTATCGGACGTATCTCAGCATTCTTAGATATTTATATCCAACGTGATTTAGATAATGGTGCTATCACTGAATTAGAAGCTCAAGAAATGATTGACCATTTAATCATGAAATTACGTATGGTTAAATTTGCTCGTACACCAGAATACAATCAATTATTCTCTGGTTACCCAATTTGGGCTACATTATCAATTGCTGGTATGGGAATTGATGGACGTTCATTAGTTACTAAAAATGATTTCCGTATTTTACATACATTAGTAAACATGGGACCATCTCCAGAACCAAACTTAACAGTTCTTTATTCATCTCATTTACCAGAAGGATTCAGAACATTTGCTTCTCATATTGCTAAAGAAAGTTCATCTATCCAATTTGAAAATGATGACTTATTAAGAGCTAATTGGGGATCAGACGATTGTGCTATTGCTTGTTGTGTGTCTGCAACTGTAATGGGTAAAGATATGCAATTCTTTGGTGCTCGTGCTAACTTAGCTAAAGCTGTTCTTTATGCTATTAACGGTGGAGTTGACGAAAAAACTAAAGCTCAAGTTGGACCTAAATTCCGTCCAATGACTGGTGATACTTTAGATTACAACGAATTTGTTGAACGCTACAAAGATATCATGGACTGGTTAGCTGAATTATATGTTAATACATTAAATGTTATTCACTTCATGCATGACAAATATGCTTATGAAGCTGAACAATTAGCATTCATGGAAACTGACTTAAAACGTACTTTCGCTACAGGTATTGCTGGTATCTCTCATGCTGCTGATAGTATGATGGCTATTAAACATGGTAATGTTAAAGTAATCCGTGACGAAGATGGTTTAGCAGTTGATTATGTACCACAAAATGAATTCCCAACTTATGGTAACGATAATGAAGAAGCAGATGCATGTGCAAACTGGATCTTAGATTACTTCATGACTCAAATTAAACGTCAACATACTTACCGTAACTCAACACCAACAACATCATTATTAACAATTACTTCAAATGTTGTTTATGGTAAAGCTACAGGTAATACACCTGATGGACGTCGTGCAGGTAAACCATTAGCACCAGGTGCTAACCCAAGTTACCAAGATGGTAAATTCTTAGGTGAGAAAAATGGCTTATTAGCTTCATTAAACTCTACTGCTAAATTAGAATATACTAACGCTCGTGATGGTATTTCAAATACTCAAACTATTAACCCTAATGGTTTAGGTAAAGACGATGCAACACGTGTTAACAACTTACGTAACGTAATGGATGGTTACTTTGATAATGGTGGTTACCACTTAAACGTTAACGTATTTACAACAGATTTATTATTGGATGCTCAAGCTCATCCTGAAAAATATCCAAACTTAACAATTCGTGTGTCTGGTTACGCAGTTAAATTCCGTGACTTAACTCCTGAACAACAAGCAGACGTTATTTCAAGAACTTCACACGATAGAATGTAA
- a CDS encoding DUF1803 domain-containing protein yields MLKIVNQPFDSKKMAIVLDETTEPILNYLKDHKTEKVTLRQIKRAFPEKDEMDRFIDDLVTFNLVERYHGSYSFKGNIITEDMQEKMITLLTDYLDNKKDTIISMFEETVQQIPDENKTVVFLYSLFGELVHGASSIYPDNYISKEWLSIPSRYTEIKGKKETFISMSQPYPTYGYQLSDFFNFLALNRDDLPKEFLEVRSKVGDVNQNYFMTYIERKLRRLEKGKSISCDKSDIFMETLYKMNYVGMIEDLYTFKIARMTIQNFDKWTESLNFLVELLESIDLATEEKEFIVGVVVYQWFVSENLIDTTQTLHGML; encoded by the coding sequence ATGTTAAAAATTGTCAATCAACCATTTGACTCAAAAAAAATGGCGATTGTTTTAGATGAAACAACAGAACCTATTTTAAATTACTTGAAGGATCACAAAACAGAAAAAGTAACATTAAGACAAATCAAACGTGCTTTTCCTGAAAAGGATGAAATGGATCGATTTATTGATGATTTGGTAACGTTTAATTTAGTTGAAAGATATCATGGATCTTATTCTTTTAAAGGAAATATTATAACTGAAGACATGCAAGAAAAGATGATTACACTATTGACTGATTATCTAGATAATAAAAAAGATACAATCATTTCAATGTTTGAAGAAACAGTTCAACAGATTCCTGATGAAAATAAAACAGTCGTATTCTTGTATAGTTTATTTGGTGAGTTAGTACATGGGGCTAGTTCAATTTATCCTGATAACTATATCTCAAAAGAATGGTTAAGTATTCCATCACGCTACACTGAAATAAAAGGTAAAAAAGAAACATTTATTTCTATGAGTCAACCGTATCCAACATATGGCTATCAATTAAGTGACTTTTTTAATTTTCTTGCGTTAAACCGAGATGATTTACCAAAAGAGTTCCTAGAAGTTCGCTCTAAAGTGGGAGATGTTAACCAAAATTACTTCATGACTTACATAGAGCGAAAGTTGAGAAGACTAGAAAAAGGTAAATCTATTTCTTGTGATAAATCAGATATTTTCATGGAAACTCTATATAAGATGAACTATGTTGGAATGATTGAAGACCTATACACTTTTAAAATAGCAAGAATGACTATTCAAAATTTTGACAAGTGGACTGAAAGTTTGAATTTTTTAGTTGAGCTACTGGAATCTATTGATTTAGCGACAGAAGAAAAAGAATTTATCGTGGGCGTAGTTGTCTATCAATGGTTTGTTTCAGAAAATTTAATAGACACAACTCAAACTCTTCATGGTATGTTATAA
- a CDS encoding thioredoxin family protein, which produces MFEKVTDINILKKNIETSELALVYFGQPNCSVCHGLKPQIDTKLAEYKEEIRFFEVNTLEVPEVAGEFSVMTVPVVLLFVDGREYLRQARFVPVQNLYDQVKKTVEGLKESKTV; this is translated from the coding sequence ATGTTTGAAAAAGTAACAGATATAAATATATTAAAAAAGAACATTGAAACATCGGAGTTAGCACTTGTTTATTTTGGACAACCTAATTGTAGCGTTTGTCATGGATTAAAACCTCAAATTGATACAAAATTAGCAGAGTACAAAGAAGAAATTCGCTTTTTTGAAGTGAATACATTAGAAGTTCCAGAAGTTGCAGGAGAGTTTTCAGTGATGACTGTTCCAGTTGTTTTACTGTTTGTTGATGGAAGGGAGTATTTACGACAAGCTCGTTTTGTTCCTGTTCAAAATTTATATGACCAAGTAAAAAAAACCGTAGAAGGTTTAAAAGAAAGTAAAACTGTTTAA
- a CDS encoding manganese-dependent inorganic pyrophosphatase produces MSKVLVFGHQNPDTDAITSAISYAYLQNKLGVEAEAVALGEPNEETAYALNYFKMAAPRVIDSVKPETNQVMLVDHNEAQQSASDIKEVEVLAVVDHHRIANFETANPLYYRAEPVGCTNTIILKLYKEKGIEIPKEIAGLMLSAIISDSLLFKSPTCTEEDVAAAKELAEIAGVDMNAYGLDMLKAGTNLSDKTALQLIDADAKSFPMGGKNLRIGQVNTVDVNDVLSRQAELENEMKNQNEINGFDMFVLVITNILDSDSVCLVVGEPKEKVEEAFNVKLENNQALLKGVVSRKKQVVPPLTNAFN; encoded by the coding sequence ATGTCAAAAGTTTTAGTTTTTGGTCATCAAAACCCTGACACAGATGCCATTACATCAGCTATTTCATATGCGTATTTACAAAATAAACTAGGTGTTGAAGCTGAAGCAGTTGCTTTGGGTGAGCCTAATGAAGAAACAGCATATGCACTAAATTATTTTAAAATGGCTGCCCCTCGCGTGATTGATTCTGTAAAACCTGAAACCAATCAAGTTATGTTAGTAGATCATAATGAAGCACAACAAAGTGCATCAGATATTAAAGAAGTAGAAGTTTTAGCAGTTGTGGATCACCACCGTATTGCTAACTTTGAAACAGCTAATCCATTATATTATAGAGCTGAACCAGTTGGTTGTACTAATACAATTATCTTAAAATTATACAAAGAAAAAGGAATTGAAATTCCAAAAGAGATTGCTGGTTTAATGCTTTCTGCTATTATTTCAGATTCATTATTATTCAAATCACCAACTTGTACAGAAGAAGATGTGGCAGCAGCTAAAGAGTTAGCTGAAATTGCTGGTGTTGATATGAATGCTTATGGATTAGATATGTTAAAAGCAGGAACTAATCTTTCTGATAAAACGGCTTTGCAATTAATCGATGCAGATGCTAAATCATTCCCGATGGGTGGAAAAAACTTAAGAATTGGTCAAGTTAATACTGTTGATGTGAATGATGTCTTAAGTCGTCAAGCAGAATTAGAAAATGAAATGAAAAACCAAAATGAAATCAATGGTTTTGATATGTTCGTATTAGTTATTACTAATATTTTAGATAGTGATTCTGTGTGTTTAGTTGTAGGAGAACCAAAAGAAAAAGTTGAAGAAGCCTTCAATGTGAAGTTAGAAAATAATCAAGCATTATTAAAAGGTGTGGTTTCACGTAAAAAACAAGTGGTTCCACCACTAACAAATGCTTTTAATTAG